TGCCGATCGTATTTGGGGTATCGAGCAAGCGCGTGAGACATTTGCCAAAGCGATTCGCCTCGACATAAAGAAAAATGCCAATGATTTTGCCAGCGATTTTGCCAGCAAACTGGCTACAATCTTAACGTCATATAAACAGGGTAAATGTACAATATTACTTAATTACCAATCAGAGCAGGGTAGGGTTAATATCCCTTTGCCAGAAGACTGGAAAGTGCGGCCAAGCCAGGAATTACTAACAAAGTTGGGTAAACTGACAGCGCCAGAAAATGTCCATGTTGTTTATTGATAGCCGTTTATCAAGGATAAGGATAAAACGGACGTAAAAATGTGGGACAATATGCATGTTGTGCGATTTAAATATAAAATGATCAAATTAAAATGACTAGGACAGCCTCCTAGGCAAACTGTAATCGAAATATGAATATGAATTTTTTGGAATTTGAACGGCCTATTGCTGAGCTAGAAGAAAAAATCAACGAGCTACGTCATGTCGCAAGCAATGAAGATGAAATTAATATTGGCGAAGAAATTGCCAAGCTAGAAGAAAAAAGCCAAAAACTGACAGAGTCGATATTTTCTTCATTAACAGCCTGGCAGGTAGCACAGTTAGCGCGGCATCCACAACGCGCCTATACCCTGGACTATGCGCAAAGTATATTTACTGACTTTCAAGAGTTGCGTGGTGATCGTGCCTTTGCGGATGACCCGGCAATTGTGGGTGGCCCTGCGCGCCTCGATGGTCGTCCAGTGATGATTATCGGCCATCAAAAAGGCCGTGATACCAAAGAAAAAATACGCCGTAATTTTGGTATGCCAAGGCCAGAAGGTTATCGTAAAGCCCTGCGTTTAATGAAAATGGCAGAACGCTTTAATTTGCCAATACTCACCTTTATAGACACCCCGGGCGCCTATCCAGGGGTGGGTGCTGAAGAGCGCGGCCAAAGTGAAGCCATCGCGCGTAATTTATTTGAGATGTCGGGTTTAAAAACACCAATAATTTGTACCGTTATTGGTGAAGGTGGTTCAGGTGGTGCTTTGGCCGTAGGTGTTGGTGACCGCGTACTGATGCTAGAGCACAGTATCTACTCTGTCATCTCACCGGAAGGCTGTGCATCGATTTTATGGAAGAGCGCAGAAAAAGCAGCTGATGCAGCAGAAGCCTTAGGCATTACTTCACGACGATTAAAAGAACTCAAATTGATTGACGAAATCATTCAAGAACCCTTAGGCGGCGTGCATCGTAATGTCGATGCGACAGCTGCGGATATTAAGCAAGCCTTGTTAGCTAACCTGGCCGCATTAGATACACTGGATACTGACACCTTATTAGCACAGCGTCGTCAGCGTTTAATGAATATCGGTACGTTCAAAGAAAGCTAGGGTAATGTGCCGATCT
The sequence above is a segment of the Gammaproteobacteria bacterium genome. Coding sequences within it:
- a CDS encoding acetyl-CoA carboxylase carboxyltransferase subunit alpha, whose translation is MNMNFLEFERPIAELEEKINELRHVASNEDEINIGEEIAKLEEKSQKLTESIFSSLTAWQVAQLARHPQRAYTLDYAQSIFTDFQELRGDRAFADDPAIVGGPARLDGRPVMIIGHQKGRDTKEKIRRNFGMPRPEGYRKALRLMKMAERFNLPILTFIDTPGAYPGVGAEERGQSEAIARNLFEMSGLKTPIICTVIGEGGSGGALAVGVGDRVLMLEHSIYSVISPEGCASILWKSAEKAADAAEALGITSRRLKELKLIDEIIQEPLGGVHRNVDATAADIKQALLANLAALDTLDTDTLLAQRRQRLMNIGTFKES